A section of the Papio anubis isolate 15944 chromosome 2, Panubis1.0, whole genome shotgun sequence genome encodes:
- the SLC26A6 gene encoding solute carrier family 26 member 6 isoform X11 produces MSVMVGSVTESLAPQTLNDSTINETTRDAERVRVASTLSVLVGLFQVGLGLIHFGFLVTYLSEPLVRGYTTAAAVQVFVSQLKYVFGLHLSSHSGPLSLIYTVLEVCRKLPQSKVSTVVTAAVAGVVLLVVKLLNDKLQRQLPMPIPGELLMLIGATGISYGMGLKHIFGVDVVGNISAGLVPPVAPNTQLFSKLVGSAFTIAVVGFAIAISLGKIFALRHGYRVDSNQELVALGLSNLVGGIFQCFPVSCSMSRSLVQESTGGNSQVAGAISSLFILLIIVKLGELFRDLPKAVLAAIIIVNLKGMLRQLSDVCSLWKANRADLLIWLVTFAATILLNLDLGLMVSVVFSLLLVVVRTQMPHYSILGQVPNTDIYRDVAEYSEAKEVPGVKVFRSSATVYFANADFYSDALKQRCGVDVDFLISQKKKLLKKREQLKLKQLQKEKKLQKQAASSKGASVSINVNTSLEDMRSNNVEDCKVMQVSPGDKMEDATANGQEDSKAPDGSTLKALGLPQPDFHSLILDLGALSFVDTVCLKSLKNIFHDFREIEALWSASLRSGTSSMHPSPKSISLLLSMMLSPLPSNTRGLSPTALFRSPDSEHAASCPSLHLWRL; encoded by the exons ATGTCTGTGATGGTGGGCAGTGTGACAGAATCCCTGGCCCCGCAGACCTTGAACGACTCCACTATCAATGAGACAACCAGAGACGCTGAGCGGGTGCGGGTGGCTTCCACACTCAGTGTCCTGGTCGGCCTCTTCCAG GTGGGGCTGGGCCTGATCCACTTCGGCTTCCTGGTCACCTACCTGTCAGAGCCTCTTGTCCGAGGCTATACCACAGCTGCAGCTGTGCAGGTCTTCGTCTCACAGCTCAAGTATGTGTTTGGCCTCCATCTGAGCAGCCACTCTGGGCCACTGTCCCTCATCTAT ACAGTGCTGGAGGTCTGCCGGAAGCTGCCCCAGAGCAAGGTCAGCACGGTGGTCACTGCAGCTGTGGCTGGGGTTGTGCTCCTGGTGGTGAAGCTGTTGAATGACAAGCTGCAGCGGCAGCTGCCCATGCCGATACCCGGGGAGCTGCTCATG CTCATCGGGGCCACAGGCATCTCCTATGGCATGGGTCTGAAGCACATATTTGGGGTAGATGTCGTGGGCAACATCTCTGCAGG GCTGGTGCCCCCAGTGGCCCCCAACACCCAGCTGTTCTCAAAGCTCGTGGGCAGTGCCTTCACCATCGCTGTGGTTGGGTTCGCCATTGCCATCTCGCTGGGGAAGATCTTCGCCCTGAGGCATGGCTACCGGGTGGACAGCAACCAG GAGCTGGTGGCCCTGGGCCTCAGTAACCTCGTTGGAGGCATCTTCCAGTGCTTCCCCGTGAGTTGCTCTATGTCTCGGAGCCTGGTACAGGAGAGCACCGGGGGCAACTCGCAG GTTGCTGGAGCCATCTCTTCCCTTTTCATCCTCCTCATCATTGTCAAACTTGGGGAACTCTTCCGTGACCTGCCCAAG GCAGTCCTGGCGGCCATCATCATTGTGAACTTGAAGGGCATGCTGCGGCAGCTCAGCGACGTGTGCTCCCTCTGGAAAGCCAATCGGGCAGATCTG CTCATCTGGCTGGTGACCTTCGCAGCCACCATCCTGCTGAACCTGGACCTTGGCCTGATGGTTTCGGTCGTCTTCTCCCTACTGCTTGTGGTGGTCCGGACACAGAT GCCCCACTACTCTATCCTGGGGCAGGTGCCAAACACGGATATTTACAGAGATGTGGCAGAGTACTCAGAG GCCAAGGAAGTCCCGGGAGTGAAGGTCTTCCGCTCCTCGGCCACCGTGTACTTTGCCAACGCTGACTTCTACAGTGATGCGCTGAAGCAGAGG TGCGGTGTGGATGTCGACTTCCTCATCTCCCAGAAGAAGAAACTGCTCAAGAAGCGGGAGCAGCTGAAGCTGAAGCAACTGCAGAAAGAGAAGAAGCTTCAGAAACAG GCTGCCTCCTCCAAGGGCGCTTCAGTTTCCATTAACGTCAACACCAGCCTTGAAGACATGAGGAGCAACAACGTTGAGGACTGCAAGGTGATG CAGGTGAGCCCAGGAGATAAGATGGAAGATGCAACAGCCAATGGTCAAGAAGACTCCAAGGCCCCAGATGGGTCCACACTGAAGGCCCTGGGCCTGCCTCAGCCAGACTTCCACAGCCTCATCCTGGACCTGGGTGCCCTCTCCTTCGTGGACACTGTGTGCCTCAAGAGCCTGAAGAAT ATTTTCCACGACTTCCGGGAGATTGAG GCCCTGTGGTCAGCCAGCTTGAGGTCGGGCACTTCTTCGATGCATCCATCACCAAAAAGCATCTCTTTGCTTCTGTCCATGATGCTGTCACCTTTGCCCTCCAACACCCGAGGCCTGTCCCCGACAGCCCTGTTTCG GTCACCAGACTCTGAACATGCTGCATCCTGCCCGAGCCTGCACCTCTGGAGGTTGTGA
- the SLC26A6 gene encoding solute carrier family 26 member 6 isoform X4 — MERPLLNQEHLEELGRWGSAPRTRQWRTWLQCSHARARALLLQHLPVLVWLPRYPVRDWLLGDLLSGMSVAIMQLPQGLAYALLAGLPPVFGLYSSFYPVFIYFLFGTSRHISVGTFAVMSVMVGSVTESLAPQTLNDSTINETTRDAERVRVASTLSVLVGLFQVGLGLIHFGFLVTYLSEPLVRGYTTAAAVQVFVSQLKYVFGLHLSSHSGPLSLIYTVLEVCRKLPQSKVSTVVTAAVAGVVLLVVKLLNDKLQRQLPMPIPGELLMLIGATGISYGMGLKHIFGVDVVGNISAGLVPPVAPNTQLFSKLVGSAFTIAVVGFAIAISLGKIFALRHGYRVDSNQELVALGLSNLVGGIFQCFPVSCSMSRSLVQESTGGNSQVAGAISSLFILLIIVKLGELFRDLPKAVLAAIIIVNLKGMLRQLSDVCSLWKANRADLLIWLVTFAATILLNLDLGLMVSVVFSLLLVVVRTQMPHYSILGQVPNTDIYRDVAEYSEAKEVPGVKVFRSSATVYFANADFYSDALKQRCGVDVDFLISQKKKLLKKREQLKLKQLQKEKKLQKQAASSKGASVSINVNTSLEDMRSNNVEDCKVMQVSPGDKMEDATANGQEDSKAPDGSTLKALGLPQPDFHSLILDLGALSFVDTVCLKSLKNIFHDFREIEALWSASLRSGTSSMHPSPKSISLLLSMMLSPLPSNTRGLSPTALFRSPDSEHAASCPSLHLWRL, encoded by the exons ATGGAACGGCCGCTGCTGAACCAGGAGCATTTGGAGGAGCTGGGGCGCTGGGGCTCAGCACCTAGGACCCGCCAGTGGCGGACCTGGTTGCA GTGCTCCCATGCTCGGGCCCGTGCCCTTCTGCTCCAACACCTCCCGGTTTTGGTCTGGTTACCCCGGTATCCTGTGCGTGACTGGCTCCTAGGTGACCTTTTATCTGGCATGAGTGTGGCCATCATGCAGCTTCCACAGG GCTTGGCCTATGCCCTCCTGGCTGGATTGCCCCCCGTGTTCGGCCTCTATAGCTCCTTCTACCCCGTCTTCATCTACTTCCTGTTTGGCACTTCCCGGCACATCTCTGTGG GGACCTTTGCTGTCATGTCTGTGATGGTGGGCAGTGTGACAGAATCCCTGGCCCCGCAGACCTTGAACGACTCCACTATCAATGAGACAACCAGAGACGCTGAGCGGGTGCGGGTGGCTTCCACACTCAGTGTCCTGGTCGGCCTCTTCCAG GTGGGGCTGGGCCTGATCCACTTCGGCTTCCTGGTCACCTACCTGTCAGAGCCTCTTGTCCGAGGCTATACCACAGCTGCAGCTGTGCAGGTCTTCGTCTCACAGCTCAAGTATGTGTTTGGCCTCCATCTGAGCAGCCACTCTGGGCCACTGTCCCTCATCTAT ACAGTGCTGGAGGTCTGCCGGAAGCTGCCCCAGAGCAAGGTCAGCACGGTGGTCACTGCAGCTGTGGCTGGGGTTGTGCTCCTGGTGGTGAAGCTGTTGAATGACAAGCTGCAGCGGCAGCTGCCCATGCCGATACCCGGGGAGCTGCTCATG CTCATCGGGGCCACAGGCATCTCCTATGGCATGGGTCTGAAGCACATATTTGGGGTAGATGTCGTGGGCAACATCTCTGCAGG GCTGGTGCCCCCAGTGGCCCCCAACACCCAGCTGTTCTCAAAGCTCGTGGGCAGTGCCTTCACCATCGCTGTGGTTGGGTTCGCCATTGCCATCTCGCTGGGGAAGATCTTCGCCCTGAGGCATGGCTACCGGGTGGACAGCAACCAG GAGCTGGTGGCCCTGGGCCTCAGTAACCTCGTTGGAGGCATCTTCCAGTGCTTCCCCGTGAGTTGCTCTATGTCTCGGAGCCTGGTACAGGAGAGCACCGGGGGCAACTCGCAG GTTGCTGGAGCCATCTCTTCCCTTTTCATCCTCCTCATCATTGTCAAACTTGGGGAACTCTTCCGTGACCTGCCCAAG GCAGTCCTGGCGGCCATCATCATTGTGAACTTGAAGGGCATGCTGCGGCAGCTCAGCGACGTGTGCTCCCTCTGGAAAGCCAATCGGGCAGATCTG CTCATCTGGCTGGTGACCTTCGCAGCCACCATCCTGCTGAACCTGGACCTTGGCCTGATGGTTTCGGTCGTCTTCTCCCTACTGCTTGTGGTGGTCCGGACACAGAT GCCCCACTACTCTATCCTGGGGCAGGTGCCAAACACGGATATTTACAGAGATGTGGCAGAGTACTCAGAG GCCAAGGAAGTCCCGGGAGTGAAGGTCTTCCGCTCCTCGGCCACCGTGTACTTTGCCAACGCTGACTTCTACAGTGATGCGCTGAAGCAGAGG TGCGGTGTGGATGTCGACTTCCTCATCTCCCAGAAGAAGAAACTGCTCAAGAAGCGGGAGCAGCTGAAGCTGAAGCAACTGCAGAAAGAGAAGAAGCTTCAGAAACAG GCTGCCTCCTCCAAGGGCGCTTCAGTTTCCATTAACGTCAACACCAGCCTTGAAGACATGAGGAGCAACAACGTTGAGGACTGCAAGGTGATG CAGGTGAGCCCAGGAGATAAGATGGAAGATGCAACAGCCAATGGTCAAGAAGACTCCAAGGCCCCAGATGGGTCCACACTGAAGGCCCTGGGCCTGCCTCAGCCAGACTTCCACAGCCTCATCCTGGACCTGGGTGCCCTCTCCTTCGTGGACACTGTGTGCCTCAAGAGCCTGAAGAAT ATTTTCCACGACTTCCGGGAGATTGAG GCCCTGTGGTCAGCCAGCTTGAGGTCGGGCACTTCTTCGATGCATCCATCACCAAAAAGCATCTCTTTGCTTCTGTCCATGATGCTGTCACCTTTGCCCTCCAACACCCGAGGCCTGTCCCCGACAGCCCTGTTTCG GTCACCAGACTCTGAACATGCTGCATCCTGCCCGAGCCTGCACCTCTGGAGGTTGTGA